The genomic interval GGCGAGTTCGAGGGTGACCGGGCGAGGGTCGTGCAGGCCGATCGACGCCATGACGGCGGCCTGGTCGTCGCTGCGCACGGACCACCACCGCAGCCAGCAACCGGAGAGCACGCTCGGGTCGTCCCGGTGCAGGCGGATGCGGACCAGACGCTCGACGAGGGCTACGTCGGCCGGGTCGAGGCCGGGTTCGCCGGCCACGCAGGCGAGGGCGTGGAGCGCGCCGCCGCGCAGCCTGCCCGGGCCGTGCCGGCGCACCGCGACCAGCGCCTCCCGGGTCGCGGGATCATTGTGATCGAACTTCCACAGTACGTCGGTGCGCTCGTACTGGCTGGCCGCCCGCAACTGTTCCAGCAGCGCCCGCACCTCACCGGTCATGGCCGGCAATGTACGGCAAACGAGCCCCTCCGCACGCGGGACGACCGGTCGACGACGCACAGCACGCCGTCCCAGAGCTCCGCACCCGGCAGCGGCTTCCACGCGTCGTCACACCATCGTGGATCTTCGCCGGAGTCCGCCGCAGAGCGGACTTCCGCGTACCCCCGGGTTTTGAAAGGTTGGTGGTGTGTTGGCGGTCGACGGGCGAGAACAGGCCGAGCGCGTGCTGGTCCGCGTGTTCGGGGCGGTCCGGCTGGCACAGTACGCCGCAGCCGGGGTCGCCGCCGTGTCGACCGACCGATCGGCATATCCGCGACCGGGCGTCGTGTTCGGCCTCTACGCCGTCGCCGCCGTATGGTCCCTCGTGCTCTACGGCGGCGCGCTGCGGGGCCGGCGCATCACGTGGGTCGCCGTCGTCGCCGACGTCCTGCTGATCGGGGTGTCACTCGTCGTCGTCGGCCGGTTGACCGCGCCCGGCCAGGCGGTCGGGTGGGCGAACTGGACCGTCGCGCCGGCGAACGCGGCCGGCGTGCTCGTCGTCGTCTTCGGCCCGCGCTGGCTGGCCGTACCGTCGATCCTGCTGCTCTCCGGCTGCTACCTCGCCGGCGTCTGGCGGGATCTCACCGCCGACTCCTCGCTCCTCGCCTCCGTGACCGGCAACATCGGCTCGCTGGTCCTGTTCACCGCCGCCGCCGGATTCGCCGCGACCTGGGTCCGTGCCTGGGCGCGCGCCGCGGACGAGGCCCACGCGTCCGCGCTGGCGGCCCAGCGCCAGGCCGCCGACGCGGCCGCCCGGATGGCCTCGGTCGAGGCCCGGGACTGGGAGCGGC from Plantactinospora sp. BC1 carries:
- a CDS encoding sensor histidine kinase, yielding MLAVDGREQAERVLVRVFGAVRLAQYAAAGVAAVSTDRSAYPRPGVVFGLYAVAAVWSLVLYGGALRGRRITWVAVVADVLLIGVSLVVVGRLTAPGQAVGWANWTVAPANAAGVLVVVFGPRWLAVPSILLLSGCYLAGVWRDLTADSSLLASVTGNIGSLVLFTAAAGFAATWVRAWARAADEAHASALAAQRQAADAAARMASVEARDWERRRQYRNLHDTVLSTLTVGAMGQIDLNTEQFRSQCERDARYLRSLITGSDEAMSTDLGAGLGRVVRDLAALGLRIDHNAAELPAGVPGHVTEALLGATREALNNARKHAGTGQAWLTTRGDGAGGVRVTVVDRGAGFVPATARSGYGLLGSIRHRVVEAGGQCDITSTPGEGTTVEITWKPS